CCACTTTTATGGAAAGCACGATCGTAATGCCCATGAGTATATTGAAAACAATTGATATTCCAGAGACCGGAATCCCATTCATTCTGGAAGCTCGCTCATCAAACGTAATTGCTAGCAGTTCCTTGTAAAGCAAAATAACAACTAACAGAACAGAAATTCCAAGTATACCTATAAGAATCATATCTTCAATTGTAATTGTCAGAATAGAACCAAACAGATAGTCCATTATATCAACATTGAATCCACCTGCTATACTGATAATTATAAGACCAAGAGAAAAGCCACCTGCCAGCATTATAGCCATTGCTGAATCCGATTGCGCAATTCCTTTACTTCTCATATAAGAGATTGCCAGCAGTGAAAATATTGAAATCACCATTGCAGTCAGTATAGGATCAATGCCGATCAATAACCCCAGAGCAATTCCACCAAACGCTGTGTGAGCTACACTATCACCGATCATGGATTCCTGCCTTAGAACTATGAACAGACCCATGATCGAGCATATCAGAGATATCAAACACCCCCCTATCAGTGCCATCTGGAAAAAAGGCATCCTCAACAAATGTGGAAGGTCACCAAGAAAAATATCAAACACCATTGAAATCACCCTGGCATGTGTGGGAATGGAATACAAAGTGGAAGTGTTCACCATATGCCTTTTGCAGTATTTCGTTAGGATCTGTACCAGGTTCTATGAGTGAATCGTAGACCATGTGATTGACGCATATGACCCTTGACATTCGGCAGAAAACCGCAGTTAAATCATGCGATACTACAAGAATTGTCATGTTTTTTTGCCGGTTAAGATTACTCAGCATTTTATAGAACTTTTCCTGAGTTTCAAAATCCATTCCGGATATGGGCTCGTCCAAAAAAAGGATTTCAGGATCGCGCACCAGTGCTTTGGCCACAAAGGCTCTCTGTTTCTGGCCTCCTGAAAGCTGCCCGATCCTTCGATCAGCAAGATCTGATATACCCATAAAATCCATTGCTTCATCGACCTTTTTCCAGTCCATTGGGTTCAATCTGCGAAAAAGGTTTGAACGTCTGACCCTTCCAAGTGAAACAAGCTCTTTCACACTCAGCGGAAAATAATGATCAAAATCTATGGCATTCTGTGGGATATAAGCTACTTTCTCCCATTGTGTAAATTTATGACTGGGCTGACCAAAGAGTTTAATGTTTCCCTTTTCACTGGATATTTCTCCAAGTATACTTAGCAGTAAGGTTGTTTTTCCCCCGCCATTGGGCCCAATGATGCCTACATAGTCACCCCTGTAAATTGAAAAGGTAGCACCTTCAACCACTTTGGTGTTGCTTCTAGAAACATCCAGATCCGTAACTTCAAGCACCACTTC
Above is a genomic segment from Methanosalsum zhilinae DSM 4017 containing:
- a CDS encoding metal ABC transporter permease, which codes for MVFDIFLGDLPHLLRMPFFQMALIGGCLISLICSIMGLFIVLRQESMIGDSVAHTAFGGIALGLLIGIDPILTAMVISIFSLLAISYMRSKGIAQSDSAMAIMLAGGFSLGLIIISIAGGFNVDIMDYLFGSILTITIEDMILIGILGISVLLVVILLYKELLAITFDERASRMNGIPVSGISIVFNILMGITIVLSIKVVGIILVVALLVLPALTALQLEMSFRNTIIYSIVFGLFSMIFGIIISGMMDVAAAGVIVFTGIIIFLSVTGYKRLGQVS
- a CDS encoding metal ABC transporter ATP-binding protein — encoded protein: MKEVVLEVTDLDVSRSNTKVVEGATFSIYRGDYVGIIGPNGGGKTTLLLSILGEISSEKGNIKLFGQPSHKFTQWEKVAYIPQNAIDFDHYFPLSVKELVSLGRVRRSNLFRRLNPMDWKKVDEAMDFMGISDLADRRIGQLSGGQKQRAFVAKALVRDPEILFLDEPISGMDFETQEKFYKMLSNLNRQKNMTILVVSHDLTAVFCRMSRVICVNHMVYDSLIEPGTDPNEILQKAYGEHFHFVFHSHTCQGDFNGV